In one window of Nakamurella sp. PAMC28650 DNA:
- the dnaN gene encoding DNA polymerase III subunit beta — translation MKFRVAREDLADAVAWVAKSLPSRPPVPVLGGILLEVDGSILVVAGFDYEVSTRAEVSVDADSAGRVLVSGRLLAEITRALPSGKPVEIQTDGSRVVITGGSARFTLPTMPVEDYPPLPAMPAASGKVNAAAFAEAVVQTAVAAGRDDTLPMLTGVRVEIEGEKLTLAATDRFRLAVRELSWTPDAPDMSTSVLVPARTLADAAKSLGGSNEVIVGLGDGLLGLQAGGRRTTVRLLDVEFVKYRSLLPSEHTTTVDVPVGELGEAIKRVALVTDRGHHLRMQVTDGVLTLTAGGDDEGRAEEELGVEADGAELLIAFNPSYLLDGLGVLHSDTVRLAFTTPSRPALLLPLITKDEEHTVDPAYRYLVMPARLPG, via the coding sequence ATGAAGTTCCGCGTCGCCCGCGAAGATCTCGCTGACGCAGTCGCCTGGGTAGCCAAGTCGCTGCCCAGTCGCCCGCCGGTGCCAGTGCTCGGCGGAATCCTGCTCGAGGTCGACGGTTCGATCCTGGTCGTCGCCGGATTCGACTACGAGGTCTCCACCAGGGCCGAGGTGTCCGTGGACGCCGATTCCGCCGGTCGGGTGCTCGTGTCCGGACGTCTTCTGGCCGAGATCACCAGGGCGCTTCCTTCGGGCAAGCCGGTGGAGATCCAGACCGACGGGTCCCGCGTCGTGATCACCGGAGGGTCGGCCCGGTTCACGCTGCCGACGATGCCGGTCGAGGACTACCCGCCGCTGCCGGCGATGCCGGCGGCCTCGGGCAAGGTGAATGCCGCGGCCTTCGCCGAAGCCGTCGTCCAGACAGCCGTCGCCGCCGGGCGCGACGACACGCTGCCGATGCTGACCGGTGTGCGGGTCGAGATCGAGGGGGAGAAGCTGACCCTCGCCGCAACCGACCGCTTCCGTCTGGCGGTGCGGGAGCTGTCCTGGACCCCGGATGCACCGGACATGTCCACCTCGGTGCTCGTGCCGGCGCGGACGCTGGCCGATGCCGCCAAGAGTCTTGGTGGTTCCAACGAGGTGATCGTCGGCCTGGGCGACGGATTGCTCGGACTGCAGGCCGGCGGCCGCCGCACCACCGTCCGTCTGCTGGACGTCGAATTCGTGAAGTACCGCTCGTTGCTGCCCAGCGAGCACACCACGACGGTTGACGTGCCGGTCGGCGAACTGGGTGAGGCGATCAAGCGCGTTGCCCTGGTCACCGACCGTGGCCATCACCTGCGGATGCAGGTCACCGACGGCGTGCTGACCCTTACGGCGGGCGGCGATGACGAGGGGCGCGCCGAGGAGGAACTCGGCGTGGAGGCCGATGGAGCCGAACTGCTGATCGCGTTCAACCCCTCCTATCTGCTGGACGGTCTCGGGGTGCTGCATTCGGACACCGTGCGCCTGGCCTTCACCACGCCTTCGCGGCCGGCGCTGCTTCTTCCGCTGATCACCAAGGACGAGGAGCACACGGTCGACCCGGCCTACCGCTACCTGGTGATGCCGGCCCGTCTCCCGGGCTGA
- the recF gene encoding DNA replication/repair protein RecF — translation MYVRHLSLVDFRSWPTAEWPLTPGANVLIGRNGAGKTNLVEALGYLATLSSHRVASDAPLIARGAERGIIRAAVVSAGRELMLEVEITAGRANRARINRAPVTRARDILGVLRTVLFAPEDLALVRGDPSERRKFLDDVLIMRTPRLAGVKSDYDRVLKQRSALLKSAGPRRRTPGADLSTLDVWDEHLAAAGAALLLARLDLVAEINPHVVAAYADIAPASAAIDLVYRSSLGDALPAAGRTESDLRAALLEEMTKLRQQELERGVCLVGPHRDDLELRLGEGPAKGYASHGESWSLALALKLGAFSLLRSDGVDPVLVLDDVFAELDTSRRDRLTELVADADQVLITAAVLGDVPPALAGSRHLVIDGRIEAVA, via the coding sequence ATGTACGTCCGTCATCTGTCCCTCGTCGACTTCCGTTCCTGGCCGACCGCCGAGTGGCCGCTCACGCCCGGTGCCAACGTCCTGATCGGCCGCAACGGAGCGGGCAAGACCAACCTGGTCGAGGCGCTGGGCTACCTGGCCACACTGTCGTCGCACCGTGTCGCCTCCGATGCACCGTTGATCGCCCGCGGCGCCGAGCGGGGCATCATCCGGGCGGCCGTCGTGTCGGCCGGCCGCGAATTGATGCTTGAGGTGGAGATCACCGCAGGCAGGGCCAACCGGGCCCGGATCAACCGCGCCCCGGTGACCAGGGCCAGGGACATCCTCGGTGTCTTGCGCACGGTGCTCTTCGCTCCGGAGGATCTTGCCCTGGTGCGGGGTGACCCGTCCGAGCGACGCAAGTTTCTGGATGACGTCCTGATCATGCGGACCCCGCGGCTCGCGGGGGTGAAATCGGACTACGACCGGGTCCTGAAGCAGCGCAGCGCACTGTTGAAATCGGCCGGGCCGCGCCGCCGGACCCCCGGGGCCGACCTGTCCACCCTGGACGTCTGGGACGAGCACCTGGCCGCGGCCGGTGCAGCGCTGCTGCTGGCCAGGCTGGACCTGGTCGCCGAGATCAACCCCCACGTGGTGGCCGCCTACGCCGACATCGCGCCCGCGTCGGCCGCCATCGATCTGGTGTACCGCTCGTCGTTGGGCGACGCGCTGCCCGCTGCCGGACGGACCGAATCGGATCTGCGGGCGGCCCTGCTGGAGGAGATGACGAAACTTCGGCAGCAGGAATTGGAACGCGGCGTCTGCCTGGTCGGTCCGCACCGTGACGACCTGGAACTCAGACTGGGGGAGGGGCCGGCCAAAGGCTATGCGTCGCATGGTGAGTCGTGGTCGTTGGCACTCGCGCTGAAGCTCGGCGCCTTCTCCCTGCTGCGGTCGGACGGCGTCGACCCCGTGTTGGTACTCGACGACGTGTTCGCCGAGCTCGACACGTCGCGGCGTGACAGGCTGACGGAGTTGGTGGCCGACGCCGACCAGGTGCTCATCACCGCAGCGGTTCTCGGCGATGTTCCGCCCGCGTTGGCCGGTAGTCGTCATCTCGTGATCGACGGCAGGATCGAGGCGGTGGCATGA
- a CDS encoding DUF721 domain-containing protein, whose product MTDDVSSGTSGKKTGSERRGADLARDALAAAREQSAARRKAAARNADANPKGRRSGSAASLQRRRWSGSGPDSRDPAPLGATLKRWIGDAGAGADLTKATVLGRWKEIAGPKIADHCEPISLIDGELVLRAESTAWATQLRGLAPQIVAKINKEVGHGSVLRIRALGPSGPSWRFGPRHVSGRGPRDTYG is encoded by the coding sequence ATGACGGACGACGTCAGCTCTGGTACGTCGGGCAAGAAGACAGGGTCGGAGCGGCGCGGGGCCGACCTGGCCCGTGACGCGCTCGCGGCGGCCCGTGAACAGAGTGCCGCGCGCCGGAAGGCAGCGGCCCGCAATGCCGACGCCAATCCGAAGGGTCGCCGATCCGGTTCTGCCGCATCGCTCCAGCGACGACGTTGGTCCGGATCTGGACCGGATTCCCGCGATCCAGCGCCGCTGGGCGCCACTTTGAAGCGCTGGATCGGGGACGCCGGAGCCGGTGCCGACCTGACGAAGGCCACCGTGCTGGGACGGTGGAAGGAGATCGCCGGGCCCAAGATCGCCGACCACTGCGAACCGATCTCGCTGATCGACGGCGAGCTCGTCCTGCGAGCCGAGTCAACCGCCTGGGCCACCCAGCTGCGTGGTCTCGCTCCGCAGATCGTCGCGAAGATCAACAAGGAGGTCGGACACGGTTCCGTCCTCCGGATCCGCGCCCTGGGTCCGTCAGGTCCGTCCTGGAGGTTCGGGCCACGTCATGTTTCCGGTCGGGGACCCCGCGACACCTATGGCTGA
- the gyrB gene encoding DNA topoisomerase (ATP-hydrolyzing) subunit B, with amino-acid sequence MANKNEYGASSIRVLEGLDAVRKRPGMYIGDTGPTGLHHLVWEIVDNSVDEAMAGFADTVRVTLRADGAVEVIDNGRGIPVAMHPTEKRPTVEVVMTVLHSGGKFDSDSYAVSGGLHGVGISVVNALSTRVDMEIHRDGSAFAQTYTDQKPGPLTTIGKSTKTGTTIAFWPDGSIFETVEFSFDTITRRLQQMAFLNKGMTIILRDERPHHTGDDGEDSVPVEKVFHYPGGLVDYVRHLNATKEPAHPTIIGFESKAETMEVEVAMQWNMSYNESVHSFANTINTLNGGTHEEGFRTSLTTVVNKYATEKKLLKEKDDKLSGEDVREGLAAIISIRLREPQFEGQTKGKLGNTEAKSFVQKACNEWLTDWFERNPAEAKTIISKAISSSQARSAARRARDLVRRKGALEIGGLPGKLKDCRSTDPEKSELYIVEGDSAGGSAGAGRDSMTQAILPIRGKIINVEKARIDRVLKNTEVQSLITALGTGIHDEFDVSKLRYHKLILMADADVDGQHIRTLLLTLLFRFMRPLVEEGYVYLACPPLYKLKWSKGGQEFAYSDRERDGLIKIGNEAGRRLPKDDGIQRYKGLGEMDAKELWETTMDPAHRLLMKVTLDDAATADELFSVLMGEDVEARRSFITRNARDVRFLDF; translated from the coding sequence GTGGCCAACAAGAACGAGTACGGCGCATCCTCGATCCGCGTGCTGGAGGGCCTCGATGCCGTCCGCAAGCGGCCCGGCATGTACATCGGCGACACCGGCCCGACCGGCCTGCACCACCTCGTCTGGGAAATCGTCGACAACTCGGTCGACGAGGCGATGGCCGGCTTCGCGGACACCGTCAGGGTCACGCTCCGCGCCGACGGCGCCGTCGAGGTCATCGACAACGGCCGCGGCATCCCGGTCGCCATGCACCCGACCGAGAAGCGGCCGACCGTCGAAGTGGTCATGACGGTCCTGCACTCCGGCGGCAAGTTCGACTCCGATTCCTACGCGGTCTCCGGTGGGCTCCACGGAGTCGGCATCTCGGTGGTCAACGCCCTGTCCACCAGGGTCGACATGGAGATCCATCGCGACGGGTCCGCCTTCGCACAGACCTACACCGATCAGAAGCCCGGTCCCTTGACGACGATCGGCAAGTCGACCAAAACCGGTACCACCATTGCTTTCTGGCCCGACGGCTCGATCTTCGAAACCGTCGAGTTCTCGTTCGACACGATCACCCGCCGGCTGCAGCAGATGGCGTTCCTGAACAAGGGCATGACGATCATCCTGCGGGACGAGAGGCCCCATCACACCGGTGACGACGGCGAGGACTCGGTCCCCGTCGAGAAGGTCTTCCACTACCCGGGCGGGCTGGTCGACTACGTCCGTCATCTGAACGCCACGAAGGAGCCGGCGCATCCGACCATCATCGGCTTCGAGTCGAAGGCCGAGACGATGGAGGTCGAGGTGGCGATGCAGTGGAACATGTCCTACAACGAATCAGTCCACTCCTTCGCGAACACCATCAACACGCTCAACGGCGGCACCCACGAGGAAGGCTTCCGGACCTCCCTCACCACCGTGGTGAACAAGTACGCGACCGAGAAGAAGCTGCTCAAGGAGAAGGACGACAAGCTCTCCGGCGAGGACGTCCGCGAAGGCCTGGCGGCGATCATCTCCATCCGGTTGCGCGAGCCGCAGTTCGAGGGTCAGACCAAGGGCAAGCTCGGCAACACCGAGGCCAAGTCCTTCGTGCAGAAGGCCTGCAACGAGTGGTTGACGGATTGGTTCGAGCGCAACCCCGCCGAGGCCAAGACGATCATCTCCAAGGCCATCTCGTCCTCGCAGGCCCGCTCGGCGGCCCGTCGCGCACGAGATCTGGTGCGCCGCAAGGGTGCGCTCGAGATCGGCGGCCTTCCCGGCAAGCTCAAGGACTGCCGCTCGACCGACCCGGAGAAGTCCGAGTTGTACATCGTCGAAGGTGACTCGGCCGGTGGCAGTGCCGGTGCCGGCCGGGATTCGATGACGCAGGCCATCCTGCCGATCCGCGGCAAGATCATCAACGTGGAGAAGGCCCGGATCGACCGGGTACTGAAGAACACCGAGGTCCAGTCGCTGATCACGGCCCTGGGTACCGGCATCCACGACGAGTTCGACGTCAGCAAGCTCCGTTACCACAAGCTGATCCTGATGGCCGACGCCGACGTCGACGGCCAGCACATCCGCACCCTGCTGCTGACATTGCTGTTCCGCTTCATGCGGCCGCTGGTCGAGGAGGGCTACGTCTACCTGGCCTGCCCGCCGCTGTACAAACTGAAGTGGTCCAAGGGCGGTCAGGAGTTCGCGTACTCCGACCGGGAGCGCGACGGCCTGATCAAGATCGGCAACGAGGCCGGCCGCCGTCTGCCCAAGGACGATGGCATCCAGCGGTACAAGGGGTTGGGCGAGATGGACGCCAAGGAACTGTGGGAGACCACCATGGACCCGGCTCATCGACTGCTGATGAAGGTCACGCTCGATGACGCCGCCACGGCAGATGAGCTGTTCTCGGTCCTGATGGGTGAAGACGTCGAGGCCCGCCGTTCGTTCATCACCCGCAATGCCCGGGATGTCCGTTTTCTCGACTTCTAG
- the gyrA gene encoding DNA gyrase subunit A yields MQRSFIDYAMSVIVSRALPDVRDGLKPVHRRVLYGMYDSGFRPDRGRVKSSRVVGDVMGNYHPHGDSSIYDTVVRMSQRWSLRYPMVDGQGNFGSPGNDPAAAMRYTECRMSPLAMQMLAGIDENTVDMIPNYDGKTTEPTVLPSRVPSLLINGSSGIAVGMATNIPPHNLREVASAVVWYLENPDATAEELLEATIERVPGPDFPTGALIVGRDGISDAYRTGRGSIRMRAVVDIDEDAKGRTILVAKELPYQVNPDNLVEAIAQLHKDGKITGVADIADESSDRIGMRIVITLKRDAVAKVVLANLFKHTSLQTSFGANMLAIVDGVPRTLRIDQMVSYYVTHQIEVITRRTQYRLDKAEERAHILRGYVKALDALDEVIALIRRSETVDVAREGLIALLDVDTIQANAILEMQLRRLAALERQKIIEELTEIEVIIADLQDILANDGRKRTIIIDELGETVEKYGDKRRTQIVPYDGDVSIEDLIAVEDVVVTITRTGYAKRTKTDLYRAQKRGGKGVQGAALKQDDIVAHFFVCSTHDWILFFTNKGRVYRAKAYELPEANRTARGQHVANLLAFQPDEKIAQVIQIRNYEVAPYLVLATKGGLVKKSELTAFDSNRSGGIVAINLRDDDELVGAVLCSSDDDLLLISAEGQSIRFHATDDALRPMGRATSGVLGMRFNSGDELLSMDVAREGMYVLVSTARGYAKRTEMTEYPVQGRGGKGVLTIQYDRRRGKLVGALIVDLDAEVYAITSGGGVIRTTAKEVRRAKRQTMGVRLMNLAEKDSLVAIARNADAGDDAVVEGIVEGSVDGATITGSDASSADTAAPEVTESGADDSDDPDGSPDDGGTE; encoded by the coding sequence ATGCAGCGGTCGTTCATCGACTACGCGATGAGCGTCATCGTCTCCCGCGCGCTGCCCGACGTCCGTGACGGTCTCAAGCCGGTGCACCGCCGGGTGCTCTACGGCATGTACGACTCCGGTTTCCGGCCGGACCGCGGACGGGTGAAGTCGTCCCGGGTGGTCGGCGACGTGATGGGCAACTATCACCCCCACGGCGACAGCTCGATCTACGACACCGTGGTGCGGATGTCCCAGCGCTGGTCGTTGCGGTACCCGATGGTCGACGGCCAGGGGAACTTCGGATCCCCGGGCAACGACCCGGCCGCCGCGATGCGGTACACCGAGTGCCGGATGTCCCCGCTGGCGATGCAGATGCTGGCCGGCATCGACGAGAACACCGTCGACATGATCCCGAACTACGACGGCAAGACCACCGAGCCGACCGTGCTGCCCAGCCGGGTCCCCAGCCTGCTGATCAACGGCAGTTCCGGGATCGCCGTCGGCATGGCGACCAACATCCCGCCGCACAACCTGCGGGAGGTCGCCTCGGCCGTCGTCTGGTACCTGGAGAATCCGGATGCCACGGCGGAGGAACTGCTCGAGGCCACCATCGAGCGGGTCCCCGGGCCGGACTTCCCGACCGGCGCCCTCATCGTCGGCCGTGACGGCATCTCGGACGCCTACCGGACGGGCCGCGGCTCCATCCGGATGCGCGCCGTGGTCGACATCGACGAGGACGCCAAGGGACGCACCATCCTGGTCGCGAAGGAGCTGCCCTACCAGGTCAACCCCGACAACCTGGTCGAGGCGATCGCGCAGCTGCACAAGGACGGGAAGATCACCGGTGTCGCCGACATCGCCGACGAGTCCAGCGACCGCATCGGCATGCGCATCGTCATCACGCTCAAGCGTGACGCGGTGGCCAAGGTGGTGCTGGCGAACCTGTTCAAGCACACGTCGCTGCAGACGTCCTTCGGCGCGAACATGCTGGCCATCGTCGACGGGGTGCCGCGCACCCTGCGGATCGACCAGATGGTCAGCTACTACGTCACGCACCAGATCGAGGTCATCACCCGGCGCACCCAGTACCGGTTGGACAAGGCCGAGGAACGGGCCCACATCCTGCGCGGTTACGTCAAGGCGCTGGACGCCCTCGACGAGGTGATCGCGCTGATCAGGCGGTCCGAGACGGTCGACGTGGCCCGCGAGGGTCTCATCGCCCTGCTGGACGTCGACACCATCCAGGCGAACGCCATCCTGGAGATGCAGCTGCGCCGGCTGGCCGCCCTCGAGCGTCAGAAGATCATCGAAGAGCTGACCGAGATCGAGGTGATCATCGCCGACCTGCAGGACATCCTGGCCAACGACGGCCGCAAGCGGACGATCATCATCGACGAGCTCGGCGAGACCGTCGAGAAGTACGGCGACAAGCGGCGCACCCAGATCGTGCCCTACGACGGTGACGTGTCCATCGAGGACCTCATCGCGGTCGAGGACGTCGTCGTCACCATCACCAGGACCGGGTACGCCAAGCGCACCAAGACCGATCTCTACCGGGCGCAGAAGCGCGGCGGCAAGGGTGTGCAGGGCGCGGCTCTCAAGCAGGACGACATCGTGGCGCACTTCTTCGTCTGCTCCACCCACGACTGGATCCTGTTCTTCACCAACAAGGGACGCGTCTACCGGGCGAAGGCCTACGAGTTACCGGAGGCCAACAGGACCGCACGCGGGCAACATGTCGCCAACCTGCTCGCCTTCCAGCCCGACGAGAAGATCGCCCAGGTCATCCAGATCCGCAACTACGAGGTCGCGCCGTACCTGGTGCTGGCCACCAAGGGCGGTCTGGTCAAGAAGAGCGAGCTGACCGCGTTCGACTCGAACCGGTCCGGCGGCATCGTGGCGATCAACCTGCGCGATGACGACGAACTGGTCGGCGCTGTGCTCTGCTCCTCCGACGATGATCTGCTGCTGATCTCGGCCGAAGGTCAGTCGATCCGTTTCCACGCCACCGACGATGCCTTGCGGCCGATGGGCCGGGCCACCTCCGGTGTGCTGGGCATGCGGTTCAACTCCGGTGACGAGCTGCTGTCGATGGATGTCGCACGCGAGGGCATGTACGTGCTGGTGTCGACGGCGCGGGGTTACGCCAAGCGCACCGAGATGACGGAGTACCCGGTGCAGGGACGCGGCGGCAAGGGTGTCCTGACGATCCAGTACGACCGTCGACGCGGGAAGCTGGTCGGCGCGCTGATCGTCGATCTGGACGCCGAGGTCTACGCGATCACCTCCGGCGGCGGTGTGATCCGGACCACGGCCAAGGAGGTACGCAGGGCGAAGCGTCAGACCATGGGCGTCCGTTTGATGAACCTGGCCGAGAAGGACAGCCTGGTGGCCATTGCGCGCAACGCCGATGCCGGAGACGATGCGGTGGTCGAAGGGATCGTCGAAGGATCGGTGGATGGCGCAACCATCACCGGATCCGATGCGTCTTCCGCCGACACGGCTGCGCCCGAGGTGACTGAATCGGGTGCTGACGACAGCGACGATCCAGACGGATCACCCGATGACGGAGGTACGGAGTGA
- a CDS encoding DUF3566 domain-containing protein, with protein sequence MTTPRATPAGAQVSPSAVAPVRPAGAIPAGPVGSNGGSAIPSAASDRGTSTSSAPRRAKGQRRPPRLASLQLKRVDPWTVLKISLIVAIVMFFVWMIAIGVLYLSLGSLNVWTKINSTYETLVTPDSGTGTTGPLVTPSGVFIVAGVIGAINIVLFTALSTIAAFVYNAAAGMSGGVEITLGERD encoded by the coding sequence GTGACCACTCCGCGCGCAACACCTGCGGGTGCCCAGGTCTCACCGAGCGCAGTGGCGCCGGTGCGGCCGGCGGGTGCCATTCCGGCGGGACCCGTCGGGTCGAACGGTGGGAGCGCGATTCCCTCGGCTGCCTCGGACCGCGGCACCTCCACCAGCTCGGCCCCTCGACGGGCGAAGGGGCAGCGTCGTCCGCCTCGCCTGGCATCGCTGCAGCTCAAGCGGGTGGATCCGTGGACCGTCCTGAAGATCAGCCTGATCGTCGCGATCGTGATGTTCTTCGTCTGGATGATCGCCATCGGTGTGCTGTACCTGTCGCTGGGATCGTTGAACGTCTGGACCAAGATCAACTCCACCTACGAGACGTTGGTGACGCCGGACAGCGGGACCGGGACGACCGGCCCGCTGGTGACACCGTCCGGCGTCTTCATCGTCGCGGGCGTCATCGGCGCGATCAACATCGTCCTGTTCACCGCCCTGTCCACGATTGCCGCGTTCGTCTACAACGCGGCCGCCGGGATGTCGGGCGGGGTCGAGATCACCTTGGGCGAGCGCGACTGA
- a CDS encoding BTAD domain-containing putative transcriptional regulator gives MRVDVLGAVAVWGDVARPEDDGARPHRDDDAPDTSAPPKVSGLALGGRRARVALVALALADHPIPAERLASIIWATDPPPTWQPALRGVIRALRTALVPIGLGDQRLITTEPAGYALARGAQTDIRTAEAALTRAESSQDPVTSLTLAQPAAALRADELLPQEDAEWLRPHRDAIDQLRARAIEVIVTAAGATDDHHRALAAARELLEQRPLDERAHRTLISALDRAGDRAGAVQAYERCRTVLAEQLGIDPSTDTVAVYLKALRTDAPSSGPRLPVATGAFVGRQDERRRLENAINDHGLLTLTGRGGIGKSRLALRVARPRQALWISLTAADDELVAGEVAQQLGLTVADADPTAAITDHLAPLGTALLVLDGCERTTDGVASLVTALLGGCPSLTILATSRSALGLDGERVLHLDALPPITNQQDPITNQQVQLVIQRVHEAGGSLLLDATTTPLIATLCQRCAGLPLALELVAAQLTVMSPADLLDELADTPGDQLTAVLHYSYGLLQPAEAAVLRRDRGRPRPRPGCGGVRQGVGGDRRAPRGEEPVRRHCDGCRFSAGRAR, from the coding sequence GTGCGAGTCGACGTGCTGGGTGCCGTTGCGGTCTGGGGCGATGTTGCCCGGCCCGAGGACGACGGCGCCCGCCCCCACCGCGACGACGACGCCCCCGACACGAGCGCACCTCCCAAGGTCAGCGGTCTCGCACTGGGAGGCCGCCGCGCCCGGGTAGCGCTCGTCGCACTGGCCCTGGCCGACCATCCGATTCCAGCGGAGCGTCTGGCCTCAATCATCTGGGCCACTGATCCCCCACCCACCTGGCAGCCCGCGCTCCGCGGCGTGATCCGCGCCCTGCGCACCGCGCTCGTCCCGATCGGACTCGGCGATCAGCGCCTCATCACCACCGAGCCGGCCGGCTACGCATTGGCGCGCGGTGCGCAGACCGACATCAGAACCGCCGAAGCCGCGCTGACCAGGGCCGAGAGCAGCCAGGATCCGGTCACGTCCCTCACCCTCGCCCAGCCGGCGGCGGCGCTCCGCGCAGACGAACTCCTCCCCCAGGAGGACGCAGAGTGGCTGCGGCCCCACCGCGATGCCATCGACCAACTGCGCGCACGGGCGATCGAGGTGATCGTCACCGCGGCCGGCGCCACCGACGATCACCACCGGGCTCTCGCCGCAGCCCGTGAACTGCTGGAACAGCGCCCACTGGACGAGCGGGCGCATCGCACCCTGATCAGCGCCCTCGACCGGGCCGGTGATCGCGCCGGGGCCGTCCAGGCGTACGAGCGGTGCCGGACGGTGCTGGCCGAGCAGCTCGGCATCGATCCCAGCACGGATACCGTGGCGGTCTACCTCAAGGCGCTGCGCACCGACGCACCGTCCTCCGGGCCGCGGCTCCCGGTCGCCACCGGGGCGTTCGTCGGCCGTCAGGACGAGCGACGCCGGCTCGAGAACGCGATCAACGACCACGGCCTCCTGACGCTGACCGGGCGCGGTGGTATCGGCAAGTCCCGCCTTGCTCTCCGGGTGGCGCGGCCCCGTCAGGCGCTGTGGATCTCGCTGACCGCCGCTGACGACGAACTGGTCGCCGGCGAGGTCGCGCAGCAGCTGGGCCTGACGGTCGCGGACGCCGATCCGACCGCAGCGATCACCGACCACCTGGCCCCGCTCGGGACGGCGTTGCTCGTCCTGGACGGCTGTGAGCGGACCACCGATGGAGTCGCGTCGCTGGTCACGGCCCTGCTCGGTGGCTGCCCGAGCCTGACGATCCTTGCCACCAGCCGATCCGCCCTCGGTCTGGACGGCGAACGGGTCCTCCATCTCGACGCCCTGCCTCCGATCACCAACCAACAGGATCCGATCACCAACCAGCAGGTGCAGCTCGTCATCCAGCGGGTGCACGAGGCCGGCGGCAGCCTCCTGCTGGACGCGACCACCACACCGCTGATCGCCACCCTCTGCCAACGCTGCGCCGGGCTGCCGCTGGCCCTGGAACTGGTCGCAGCTCAACTGACGGTGATGTCCCCCGCCGACCTGCTCGACGAGCTGGCCGACACCCCCGGTGATCAGCTCACAGCGGTTCTCCACTACAGCTACGGGCTGCTCCAACCGGCCGAAGCTGCTGTGCTGCGGCGGGATCGCGGACGACCTCGACCGCGGCCGGGATGCGGTGGAGTACGTCAGGGAGTCGGTGGAGATCGCCGAGCGCCTCGGGGAGAAGAACCTGTACGTCGGCACTGCGATGGGTGTCGGTTCAGTGCTGGCCGAGCGCGGTGA
- a CDS encoding DLW-39 family protein: MKKLLLLIALAGGAMALVKKRRDAAAAEAALWDEATGAK, translated from the coding sequence ATGAAGAAGCTCCTGCTCCTGATCGCTCTGGCCGGAGGCGCGATGGCTCTGGTCAAGAAGCGTCGTGACGCCGCTGCTGCCGAGGCCGCCCTCTGGGACGAAGCCACCGGCGCGAAGTAG
- a CDS encoding ATP-binding protein: MVNPFHAGFGVSPPLLVGREAVLGDFVEALEDGPGSSGRASLYTGARGAGKTVMLNAVEDRAASWDGWWSARPPPAASSIG; the protein is encoded by the coding sequence ATGGTCAACCCCTTCCATGCCGGCTTCGGAGTCAGTCCACCGTTGCTGGTCGGTCGCGAGGCGGTCCTGGGGGACTTCGTCGAGGCACTCGAAGACGGTCCCGGCTCCTCTGGTCGTGCCTCGCTATACACCGGCGCCCGAGGTGCGGGCAAGACCGTCATGCTCAATGCGGTCGAGGACCGCGCCGCCAGCTGGGATGGCTGGTGGTCAGCGAGACCGCCACCCGCGGCTTCATCGATCGGATGA